TCCGGCGAGTGCGCTCCGGATGGAACCCAAGAGGGGGTGATCGGGCTTGATCCGACGCGACGTGAAGGTCTTCCGGTGTTCCAGGTGCGGTGAGATCATCGAGGTGCCGTACGGTGCTCCCAAGCCCTCGAGCTGTCCGAACTGCGGAGCCCCAGCCGTGTTCATCCACAGGCTGAACCCCGGACCTGGTACTTGGGGAGGCTACGCCGGTCTCGGACGCGGTATGGGCCGTGGCGGTCCCGGCCGCGGAGGTCACGGTGGTCCGGGGCGAGGGGGTCCCAGGTAAGTGCGTGTGGCCGTAATGGTGGAGGGTGATGGGGTGTCCACTCGGTTCGCCCGAGCCCCGGAGATCCGCGTGTACGAGGTGAAGGATGACGACGTCGAGCTCGTAGAGTCCAAGGGTAACCCGGTCGCGAACGTCCCGCGCGGGGCCGGTAGGCAGATCCTCACGGTCCTCACGGAAATGAACGTCGAAGCCACGGTCGCCGCGCGTTATGGTCCCAACGCACTCCAAGGTCTCAAGGCCCAAGGGATAAAGGCTTACGTAGCGGAACCTGGGACCGATCCGGAAGAGGCGGCCCTGAAGGCCGCCCGCGGCGAGTTATCCGAGGAGTGATCCTGGAATGTGGCTGGCTATCACGGGCGGTAAGGGAGGAGTCGGCAAGACCACGGTCGCTGCCCACGTCCACAGGATCCTGGGTTGGGACGCCCTAGACCTGGACGTCACCACCCCCAACCTCCATCTCTACCTCGACTGCGAGGAGATCGATCGGTCCGACGTGTACATTCCGTGCCCGAAGCTTGAGGACGAAGACGAGTGCGATCTCTGCGGGACGTGCGCGCGGGCCTGTGCGCCTGGTGCCCTCGTGGTCGGGCGTTCGTGGGATCTGGACCCCCATCTGTGTCATGGCTGTGGACTATGCGTCGAGAGCTGTCCCAACGGCGCCCTAGCGTACGACTGCGTCCGGATCGGTGAGGTGAGGAGATACCAGGTGTCCGTAACCGGGGCGATTCTAACCTCCGGAACGCTCGACGTGGGTGATCGACGGTCCCGACACCTGGTTCGAACCCTTCTGGAGGGTGCGGACGACGGAAAGGACCTTATCCTCGATACGCCGGCCGGTGCAGGTAAGGACGTGTACGACGCGCTCAAGGCCGCTGACGCCGCGATCGCCGTGACGCAGCCGACCCCGG
Above is a window of Methanopyrus sp. SNP6 DNA encoding:
- a CDS encoding NifB/NifX family molybdenum-iron cluster-binding protein, whose product is MRVAVMVEGDGVSTRFARAPEIRVYEVKDDDVELVESKGNPVANVPRGAGRQILTVLTEMNVEATVAARYGPNALQGLKAQGIKAYVAEPGTDPEEAALKAARGELSEE
- a CDS encoding 4Fe-4S binding protein, which translates into the protein MWLAITGGKGGVGKTTVAAHVHRILGWDALDLDVTTPNLHLYLDCEEIDRSDVYIPCPKLEDEDECDLCGTCARACAPGALVVGRSWDLDPHLCHGCGLCVESCPNGALAYDCVRIGEVRRYQVSVTGAILTSGTLDVGDRRSRHLVRTLLEGADDGKDLILDTPAGAGKDVYDALKAADAAIAVTQPTPAAAT